The Anastrepha obliqua isolate idAnaObli1 chromosome 5, idAnaObli1_1.0, whole genome shotgun sequence DNA window TAAAGGGCTTTCAAATTtagataaattaaatattttagtcgAACTCACGCTACTACTTCTGGTTGCAAGAGAGGGAACTCTTCAGACTTTACATAGGGCGGATTGCCAATTATCAAATCGTATGTTTGGTTGGCCAACTCTGGCGGCACATACTTGTCCACTTCCATTGTGTGGTGATACACTGTGAACCGATTATCTAAGCCCAGTATCTTGGCATTTTCCCTAGCTAAATTCGTGGCTATTTTACCCCGTTCAATGGCTGTGCTTCGCACATTGGGTAAAGCATGTAAAATAGCCAGTGACATAGCTCCTGAGCCACAACCAACTTCAAACATATTAATCGGCTCCTTTACATCGCGATACGCTTCTATGACTTTGGAAACGAATTCCTCTGTTTCAGGACGTGGAATGAATACGGAAGGCGCAGTCTTCAGGGTCAAATCCATGAAGTCCCATTCGCCGAGGATATACTGAAGTGGCATACGAGCACAACGTGCCTCACATAGCCGCTGAAACTCTTGCAGTTGGCCATCGTTGAAAACTAAATCGTTATATCCTTTCACCGTATTCTacaatgaaaatatcaatagaattaaaaaaaaaaaaaaaattcaatatgttAATTAAAACTTACGAATTTTTGGCCCAAAACATGCGCTaccaaacattttaaattaaaatcaatatCGCCAACACCAGCCTTTCGTAGTTTTTCAGGCCAACCTTCAAGCGCTTTGGTTACCTCAATCGATGACAGTTGcttacgttgttgttgttgttctctcGATGGCGTGGAACCGCTGGCGGAACTAGCTGTGGCCTTGGTGTAATTGACTGCGCTAGCACGGGACACCTGGCGCACttgctgttgtagttgttgtgctACCAGCTTTAACATAGTGGAAAAGTTGTCACTTCTACTTTCTGTTATGAAAAgccaattaaaatttcaacccCGCTTTTTGCTGCGGTAAACGAATTATGACGGAAATCAGCTGTAAAAGTATTCGATATTCGGTACTTAACCAATATGGCGGCGCGCAGTGTCGCTTCTATGACTTTGAATTTTATATGTCTCACAATTTTATGCACTAACGTTAGAATTGTTAGAAATTAAATAGCAAATAGTCCCTATCATTAAAAAAcctagaaaattattattttgtgtattattatttaaatggcGTTATAAAAATCTACATATTGGgtatttctttctatttttgttttatttcaacatCAAACTGTACTTGAGTGTCGTTATTATCGCAGCTTGTACTAACTGTACTCGCTTTTCCGATATTACGACAGCTTCTTCTTAAACTTATGAATAGAGATCGGATTCTTATACAAgtgcatattttgtttaacatcacatgaagttcgcatctaggtagaaactcatcataataaaatattcaatttgcataaaaatccgatcTCTACTTATGAATCTTTAAAAAGCTGGGTACGCCATATCCGACTGTAGCTTCGCGACTtgcttaagaaaattaaaaggaaaaaacgAGCATATcaaagaaacacatttttttttcattattcaataattaaatcatgaaactttttaaaagtaaaaatctgCAGTTTTTCATTTCTTCGTGTTTCACCGTTTAGGAAATCAAAATATCTTCAGAATTAGTATCAACTTTTCCAAACACtttgaaaataagaaatttatacaaacttaaaatgaatattataaaataaaataaataattggcgcgtacacttctgttaggtgtttggccgatctcctcctcctatttctggtgtgcgtcttgatgttgttccacaaatggagggacctagagtttcaagccgtctctgaacggcagatatttttttatgaattgcttttttcatggcagaaatacactcagaggtttgcattacctgccgagaggcgaccgctattagaaaaaaacgttttcttaatttttgatcctttaccgagattcgaaccgacgttctctctctgaattccgaatagtagtcacgcaccaacccattcggccagggcggccgccgtaaatattatacaagtaTTTAAAATCGGGTCAactatttattgaaatattagaaagttacataaaaacaaacaactcTTCATTACTTTCACATTTAGTTGagctaaaagaaataaattcaataaagtatattaaaatCTAGTACGTAATATTACTAAGAACTAACGGGCAATGGCTTTTAAAATAGATCTCCATGCGAATGCACTGTTGTTTTTTGTAGTAATGTATCCTTACGCGTAGTAATCTATTTACGCGTTTTTGATGCTGCAGCAGTGCCGTCACTATCATGCGAGATTGTGATATTCCTACCCGGCGATGCAGTAGGTTCACTCTCAGATTTTGCAATCTCTACCACTGGTGTTTTGTCATCACAACACACCTGCTTCACATCATCATCCTCTTCAGTTTCCGATTCGTATTTCTGTAATGAAAAAGGTTGAACACAAAAATTAGTTCATTTACGTATAAGGCTACGCTAAATTTATTAGCAACGGGATTCTATTAAAGTGAAGtagaattttatttgtatttgctaCATAAATTTTGCTAGATTTTTACATATCAAATATAATGCCGTAATGAAGTAATCAAGACTATTTTGCAGGATATTATGAAGCAAGACTTTGCTTTTACAAGTTCACAGTCTTAAATTACCCCCTCTGCATTATGTTGTATAAGCAGTTGAGTAACCCTGTAAGATGGAGAAGAACGCATATCTGCATTGGCAATTGTACGaaatcagaattttttgaagTAAACGACAAATACTgcataatgaaaacaaaaaagacaCACAAAATAAGAAACACAATACCGGTATTATTTTTAACTAACAAATCAAACCAGTTcttttttagcaaatatttgaAGCTACAACAATGAAACTGTAAATACATTTTGAACGTGTGATTGCTAATCAAatctttaaaacattttcaaaaaaggagCTCTTATATGCGAGTAAGTAAATCAAAAGTAGTTACAATAGCAATAGTAAATTTTAAGTCTTATTGCTCACATACCTTCTGAATATATTGATGTCGCGTCGGTATGGTCGAATGCAAGACACACTTTGCGGAATCTTCAAAGATGCACGGCACTGGTTCCTGACATACAACGCCGCTTTTCTCCACTTCACAGGCACGGAAAAGTATTTGCTTTTTATCATCCAAAATATGTTTGCGGCAAAATTTGCAACAAGGCATTGCTCGTTCACCACACTTTACACCACCTTCAGTGAAGGcacatttgttaaaatttgtagCTTTGTGTCCATAGCCATCGGATGAGCGAGAtcgtttttctttaaatttcttatAGAGTACTGCTTCAACGCCATATCGACGATGATAAGTATTTAGTGCCTTCAGCTGTTTGTATAGCACACGTTCCTTCGGCGAGTCCTTTAGCTGATCGTGGATACTACCTatggaaattttggaattttttttagataagttACATTGTAAACACAAGCCATATCTTACAAAGCATTTCACGTTCCTTGCGTAAGGCGATTAAATAACGTCGACGACGTTCTTTGAGTATATGATGCAAGTGATTTATTTGGTCAATATATAGACCCTGtaattttgtaagttttgcttCCGAGATACGTATTGCCTCTTCACGCGTGTAAATGCCAGCGTGTCTGTAAAATATAgaccaaataaaatgaagttGGTAGTCTTTTTTTCCCGACTTATTGATATTTTTGAGatgttatatatgtacgtatataactTCAGaaaccgaaaaataaaaattttgattcacttttaactttttctaataaatactTACTTGAGTGCATCTTCACCCTGTGAATCTATGCTGTCATCGTCAGATTCTTGGAATTCATAACCACGTAGCGTGTTGTTAATGTTGGGTAGACTATCATTGCCGCTTGAGCTGTCTGAAGCGTAATCCAAAATGCGTCGTCTCTTGTGTATCGTGGATACTATTGATTCCAGGCTATTTATCTGTTCGTGAGCGACTGCAAGTATAacccaataatttaattaaattcaatgtCAAAATAATATTCCGTTTTGAATTACCAAAGGGCGTTATATGCGGTGACACTACGTCAATTTCCTCTTCCTGTTCACTAGCATCTTCCTCCCTACGAGTACCTTCCACTTTAATGTGATGTGCCAAACTATTCAACAATGCTTCATTTGTATCTGTGCGCTTTAACTTGCCCACAGAAGTATGTGTTTTTTGTAGCTGCGCTTGACGATTGTGTTCAAAGCAAAGAGTCGTCAAGGCTGGATCTTTTTTAAGGTCATGCTTCTGTAACGCATTCTGGCATTTTCGTCCATTTCTATAGATATAGCTGCATTGGCGGAAATGTCCACGCGGATCACGTAAAATGTGACGCATACAATACTCGCTGTCGTCTACACGCGGTAGTGAGCAAGCATGAGTTGGATTAGAACAACACTTTGCCTTGTTTTCAATTTCCTGATGTAGCTGTTCACGTAGCTCCTGCAAGCTACCGCCATACCGCAGAAACTGGCGTTGTCGCAAATGGGAGCAGTTGGTAGCCATACCATCAATTGGGAAATCTATTCTATTGCCCTGTTATCTTTAGTTGACCACTTATAAGCTTATGTTACACTgcgttttttcataaaaagtgttTCGAATATTGTTTACACAAACTATGTTGTACCACGAAACTTAAATTAGGAATGCCAAAAGCtccattgttttgagaaaaatcgaTTAGTTTTACGGGATGTATCGTTTTCGATAATTGTTTAATGTACATGAGCTTACACTCTGTGCTCACGCAGCAATTGCAAATTAAGTAACTTTCTGTTGTAATCTTTTAACCGATCTTTCGTTATTGCATGAAACAAATAGACGACACAATTCGGTAAGGCCGATAAGTCTAGAAAAAATTGGGTTGGCTTTTCATTGTTATCACGATAAATTTGCTTGtaatgtctaagtgcgtggatcgaatttaaaattataacacacaaatgtagtcactatatcaaCTTTTTGATTTATAGTACTTTTGATAAGTTAccattaagaattaatagcaatatttaaccttaaaaatgcttaatttttgCATAGGCTTGAAAAAATGCGCTATTACAGAGGCttattttacttacatacaaCCACAGGGAAGTAACAATATTCTCTCATTAACACTCTTTATTAATTCAAGATTTGATGTAAAGCTATTTTTATTCCATAATACtacgaattttattaaaattttattaatacaaatattcttctaaacgtttgtaataccgtgcaaaaaaaaaaaaaaaagtgcgggACGAACTGTCAACGGATCGATAGTGAGAAAAGAATTAAATGAAACCGAAAAACCCCAGTCAAACAACAATGAGGTTGGATAGaacttttgtagtttttaaaagAGTTAAATTAACCTTTAGCCTTCgataaatcattatttaaaaaaatagtgaaaatttgtgctaaaaaattgcgataaaataatattttcaaaaaaagataaaaattgtattaaaaaaacgcGCGCTGAATCgataaaacattattttcaaaaatagtgaaaattgggCTAAAAAATCGCgataaagtaatattttcataaaaagtgaaaatttcaaataaaaaatcgcgctttttctatcatttggtgtttcaaacATGCGCACTGCTGAATAGTGGTCACGcatgttgtagttgttgttgttgtagcaccataaacatacggggaatgctgctagaTTGACaatccttgaccggatataaatccgggtaaCTTCGGTAACGATCGTGGAAACgagtagtcacgcatcaacccattcggctacggcaaccGAACTAGAGAGAATTGCTTTAGGTAATAATGCAGTTTATGCGGCGCTTCGAAAAACTTCTCAACTAAATTTTagataacaaattttattggaaagcttgctttgaatattaaaaagaataaaaacaagttcatttaatatttatttgtattttttatttatttccttctcTTATATTTCACCTTCAAAAATCTAGCTTAACACATTTTATTACACTTTATCATTCGTTATCATAaactataattataataatacttAACATGAGTTTTTCAAGTTATTACAaatctaaattttaattaagggTTATAAAAAGTGTGGACAATATGCCATATATTGTAGAGACTATATAATCGTTTTCGGAAATAAGATTACTTTTTCATATGTAGGTAGGTATATAGATGGAGTtcagaaaaatatatgcatataaaaggTTATGGAGCATCAGTTTTGGAAAGAAATCGTTCatggttatatgtacatatgtatatcgatctggttaagaaaattaaaataaaatatatgtatgagtgGTTTTATGGTACCGGTGTCGATTTTAGACATATGGGCATATAgacaaaaatcatattaaaaaaaaagtcatataaatgccaaaaaagtcaaagtgatggaaaaattTACGCCTCGGTTATAGGGGAGACCCTATGTTCTATTCGGGACAAAAGGAATTAATGATGATGACATGttcaaaatattactattaCGTTGATCACACCTACTGCTTGTCAAAATCATTCAGCTGTGATGTTCGCTGCACGCAATTTGATAGccgattttattttcaatatgccGTCATctggaaaagaaattaaaattctcGAAGATATTTTCTTCCTCACATCAACCATAGACATTCCCATGTCAGCAGAAGAAATTGATTCATGggcattaatttttaaatcattcCCTCGAATTTTGCATATTCCGTAGAACTTCATGGCTTTTGTATAGCTCTAAAAATCGCAATACTTGACTAATTTTATGAATCGTATGCGGCCGAGTATTTGCAAGGTGATGCACGAAAATTTTGAAGCACATTTTTCGATATTACTCAAATTGACCAGAAAATTACCAACTAAAAAGTTTACCAGAAATGCAGATTACAGCCGCCTGAACAAAGATTGGCAAGTTAAGTTATCAAGCGAGAATCGCCACTTGTGGATacttcataaaactggtataactcactaaaTTCAATGCTGTCAACTCCTTTTTCTGATATTAGGCAAGCCTCATTAGACTGTGTTCAGATACTGCAACTTTTGTTGTGACAGCTCGTAACTTTTGGTAGAGAGGTGAACGGGGAAGGGAAAGAGGCACCGAGCTCGGGCAACGAGTTTGGTGTTTTCGTTCTTCTCTGCAGACTGtggcttaaaaaacaaaaagaaatgcaaGCAACTCGATTAGGCGCGTCTGAAGGCAGTATTACTAACACTCTTTACCAGTGCTGCCAaagtatgtttatttataccagtttatATCAGTTGCTTCATCAATTCGCCACTCACTAAAGCATGAGGAATCGAAGACGGCTTATGCAAAATCTTCAAATTCTCCTCGTGTACAGAGGCAATCAAGGCAAGGCGATTGTCAAAATTTGATTAGTCCATCAATTTCGTAGTATTAGCGgatttttaaattagaaaaaaaacatatttttaattgtcaGGAGGTCTTTATTcgatctaataaaaaaatttcagcaggCGGATAAAGTAATAAATGGTGTACGACAGTGCTAAACAAAATAACTGTAGGGGTCTAATTTTCAATATGAATCAATAGTAAGAGAcgcatacaatttttctttgcgAAAATTTGTGAGAATTaaggttaaaaaaatggttttttagtGCAAACAGATGTTTTTAATGAAAGCAAGGCAATTGCCAAAATTTGCTGATCTGATCAATTCATAGCCTTAGgcgattttataataaaaaaaaaattttataattgatCTAATAGAAAATATTCAACCAACGGAGAAATTAACAAATGCTGCACAACAGCGGTAATCAAAAAAATGCAGGGTTGTAATTTTCAATATGAATCAACCAATAATCAGAGATCTTATATTTCATAAAGGAATAAAGTGATCAAATACATAATACATAGTATGAGACgcgtaaatattgtttttgtgaaaCGAAATtaaggttaaaaaaatgttttagtgCAAACAAATGCTTTGAACTTAAGCAGAAGATGCATACAATTTTGTCTCTActttaaactaatatttaattattttaactcAGCAAGAAGTTCGAGTGAAATAGATATCTACACCAATGCCTTACAATGTTAtgattctttatttatatattttcttttgtgttcTATTTTATCGATACTTTACAACGCTTCTAATATGATCTCTAtgtgaatatatttattatttacgatAAAATGGCTTTAaatgttacaaatttttattatat harbors:
- the LOC129247340 gene encoding MTRF1L release factor glutamine methyltransferase produces the protein MLKLVAQQLQQQVRQVSRASAVNYTKATASSASGSTPSREQQQQRKQLSSIEVTKALEGWPEKLRKAGVGDIDFNLKCLVAHVLGQKFNTVKGYNDLVFNDGQLQEFQRLCEARCARMPLQYILGEWDFMDLTLKTAPSVFIPRPETEEFVSKVIEAYRDVKEPINMFEVGCGSGAMSLAILHALPNVRSTAIERGKIATNLARENAKILGLDNRFTVYHHTMEVDKYVPPELANQTYDLIIGNPPYVKSEEFPLLQPEVVAYENLNALDGGQDGLRVARLVFNLACEHLRPGGKMWLELGEDHPPLVQTIMDTQYEGRLRFIAGYKDQYKRNRFVEIEKVKPEVDK
- the LOC129249065 gene encoding KAT8 regulatory NSL complex subunit 2-like, with translation MATNCSHLRQRQFLRYGGSLQELREQLHQEIENKAKCCSNPTHACSLPRVDDSEYCMRHILRDPRGHFRQCSYIYRNGRKCQNALQKHDLKKDPALTTLCFEHNRQAQLQKTHTSVGKLKRTDTNEALLNSLAHHIKVEGTRREEDASEQEEEIDVVSPHITPFVAHEQINSLESIVSTIHKRRRILDYASDSSSGNDSLPNINNTLRGYEFQESDDDSIDSQGEDALKHAGIYTREEAIRISEAKLTKLQGLYIDQINHLHHILKERRRRYLIALRKEREMLCSIHDQLKDSPKERVLYKQLKALNTYHRRYGVEAVLYKKFKEKRSRSSDGYGHKATNFNKCAFTEGGVKCGERAMPCCKFCRKHILDDKKQILFRACEVEKSGVVCQEPVPCIFEDSAKCVLHSTIPTRHQYIQKKYESETEEDDDVKQVCCDDKTPVVEIAKSESEPTASPGRNITISHDSDGTAAASKTRK